One window of the Salvia miltiorrhiza cultivar Shanhuang (shh) chromosome 6, IMPLAD_Smil_shh, whole genome shotgun sequence genome contains the following:
- the LOC130987531 gene encoding uncharacterized protein LOC130987531 isoform X1 — protein MIRWHAYHYHLSHELCFALTGIYSFLSGMGKKKGEENPKSDEPKEGRNLLGKPKFKKLENGRFKCVETGHELPAHARDAYAESKHCRLGLIDAALARSKPPLNMFRQDPASSSKLECKLTGLTINKSEEHIWKHMNGKRFLNMLEKFESEKETPSGVEGKPDEEKKKMKNEDGSLKNEKKKKKKNKNKKEEKKNVDEIVNEVRDSAGKSSDTEDEAEFWMPPEGERWDHDDGGDRWSDGSESAPEEDEDDGREGMSILSVFFVNNVKCFGFDRVVFIIEISQLLASLPSESRVCCNSSYENG, from the exons ATGATACGTTGGCACGCATATCATTATCATTTATCACACGAGCTCTGCTTTGCCCTAACCGGAATTTACAGTTTTTTATCTGGAATGGGGAAGAAGAAAGGAGAAGAAAACCCTAAATCTGACGAGCCCAAAGAGGGCCGCAATTTGCTCGGCAAGCCGAAGTTCAAGAAGCTGGAAAACGGCCGCTTCAAATGCGTGGAGACCGGCCATGAACTGCCTGCCCACGCCAGAGACGCCTACGCCGAATCCAAGCACTGTCGGCTTGGCCTCATCGACGCCGCCCTGGCCCGAAGCAAGCCGCCGCTCAACATGTTTCGACAGGACCCCGCTTCCAG TTCCAAACTAGAGTGCAAATTGACTGGGCTTACGATTAATAAATCGGAGGAGCATATATGGAAGCATATGAATGGGAAGCGGTTTCTCAACATGCTAG AGAAATTTGAGTCTGAGAAAGAAACTCCAAGTGGGGTGGAGGGAAAGCCGGATgaggagaaaaagaaaatgaagaatgaagatggGAGTTTGAAgaatgagaagaagaagaagaagaagaataagaataagaagGAGGAGAAGAAAAATGTTGATGAAATTGTAAATGAAGTGAGGGATTCTGCAGGCAAGAGTAGTGATACGGAAGATGAAGCTGAGTTTTGGATGCCCCCTGAGGGAGAACGATGGGACCACGATGATGGCGGCGATAGATGGAGCGATGGTTCAGAGTCAGCACCagaggaagatgaagatgatggtCGAGAAGGTATGTCTATTTTGTCGGTGTTTTTTGTTAATAATGTGAAGTGTTTTGGATTTGATCGAGTAGTTTTTATAATAGAAATTTCCCAATTGTTAGCATCTTTACCCTCAGAATCAAGAGTTTGTTGCAATTCTTCATATGAAAATGGCTAA
- the LOC130987531 gene encoding uncharacterized protein LOC130987531 isoform X2, whose translation MIRWHAYHYHLSHELCFALTGIYSFLSGMGKKKGEENPKSDEPKEGRNLLGKPKFKKLENGRFKCVETGHELPAHARDAYAESKHCRLGLIDAALARSKPPLNMFRQDPASSSKLECKLTGLTINKSEEHIWKHMNGKRFLNMLEKFESEKETPSGVEGKPDEEKKKMKNEDGSLKNEKKKKKKNKNKKEEKKNVDEIVNEVRDSAGKSSDTEDEAEFWMPPEGERWDHDDGGDRWSDGSESAPEEDEDDGREDGGDEEAEHDATVLSNGTKRMSLETEPCIAPETKKRKTKTC comes from the exons ATGATACGTTGGCACGCATATCATTATCATTTATCACACGAGCTCTGCTTTGCCCTAACCGGAATTTACAGTTTTTTATCTGGAATGGGGAAGAAGAAAGGAGAAGAAAACCCTAAATCTGACGAGCCCAAAGAGGGCCGCAATTTGCTCGGCAAGCCGAAGTTCAAGAAGCTGGAAAACGGCCGCTTCAAATGCGTGGAGACCGGCCATGAACTGCCTGCCCACGCCAGAGACGCCTACGCCGAATCCAAGCACTGTCGGCTTGGCCTCATCGACGCCGCCCTGGCCCGAAGCAAGCCGCCGCTCAACATGTTTCGACAGGACCCCGCTTCCAG TTCCAAACTAGAGTGCAAATTGACTGGGCTTACGATTAATAAATCGGAGGAGCATATATGGAAGCATATGAATGGGAAGCGGTTTCTCAACATGCTAG AGAAATTTGAGTCTGAGAAAGAAACTCCAAGTGGGGTGGAGGGAAAGCCGGATgaggagaaaaagaaaatgaagaatgaagatggGAGTTTGAAgaatgagaagaagaagaagaagaagaataagaataagaagGAGGAGAAGAAAAATGTTGATGAAATTGTAAATGAAGTGAGGGATTCTGCAGGCAAGAGTAGTGATACGGAAGATGAAGCTGAGTTTTGGATGCCCCCTGAGGGAGAACGATGGGACCACGATGATGGCGGCGATAGATGGAGCGATGGTTCAGAGTCAGCACCagaggaagatgaagatgatggtCGAGAAG atGGAGGAGATGAAGAGGCTGAGCACGATGCTACAGTGCTATCCAATGG GACCAAGCGAATGTCTCTAGAAACTGAACCTTGCATTGCCCCAGAGACGAAGAAAAGGAAGACGAAAACTTGCTAG